One Megasphaera vaginalis (ex Bordigoni et al. 2020) genomic region harbors:
- a CDS encoding ABC transporter ATP-binding protein, with product MNKAAAVRAKNLTYTIAGKKILDNISLTIEDGSFTAIIGPNGCGKSTLLKALYRNLRYTGGSVFLYGKDIHTYRRREIGRMVAVLTQYHQAPQGCTTRSLVRLGRFARTSFLRSAAADERAVEAALQRTGVAVLADRMVTTLSGGEQQRAWLAMTLAQEPRILLLDEPTTYLDIRHQLDVMKLLRSLHRQLGLTVVVVLHDLNQAMAFAENVVVMAEGQIRAAGTAAAVLTQERLETVFAVTLEEYRSRTGQTALLPSSRQK from the coding sequence ATGAACAAGGCGGCAGCTGTCAGAGCGAAAAATCTGACATATACGATTGCCGGTAAAAAAATTCTCGACAACATTTCGCTAACTATTGAAGACGGCTCTTTCACCGCCATTATCGGTCCCAACGGCTGCGGTAAGAGCACGCTTTTAAAAGCGTTGTATCGGAATCTTCGCTATACAGGCGGTTCCGTATTTCTTTACGGCAAGGATATCCATACGTATCGACGCCGGGAGATCGGTCGCATGGTAGCCGTCCTGACGCAGTACCACCAAGCGCCGCAAGGCTGCACGACGCGTTCGCTGGTGCGTCTGGGGCGCTTTGCGCGCACGTCGTTTCTGCGCAGTGCCGCCGCCGACGAGCGTGCCGTCGAGGCGGCTTTGCAACGAACCGGCGTGGCCGTCTTGGCCGACCGAATGGTGACAACCCTTTCGGGCGGAGAACAACAGCGCGCCTGGTTGGCGATGACGCTGGCGCAAGAACCGAGAATATTGCTCCTTGACGAGCCGACCACGTATCTGGATATCCGCCACCAGCTGGACGTAATGAAACTGCTGCGTTCATTGCATCGGCAATTGGGACTTACCGTCGTCGTCGTCCTTCATGATCTGAATCAGGCCATGGCCTTTGCCGAAAACGTCGTCGTCATGGCTGAAGGACAAATCCGGGCGGCCGGTACTGCTGCGGCCGTTCTGACGCAGGAACGATTGGAAACCGTTTTTGCAGTAACGCTGGAAGAATATCGTTCAAGAACGGGTCAAACGGCATTGCTGCCGTCATCCCGACAAAAATAA
- a CDS encoding FecCD family ABC transporter permease: MKLRAVTVLFVFSCLAASGLLLSVTQGAAKIPADQIFWSLLHHTNGTVDQIIWNIRLPRAITGALVGVDLALSGAILQAIMRNPLADPHLIGVSSGAGAAGIVIIILYPAMTALLTPVAFCGAMTAAVVVYILAWRHGIQPLRMILAGVAVSALLGAVIAGILIFFSDRVHGALVWMVGGLAAVGWNDVLIVTPYTAAGLVLALLGARCLNVLQLGDDMAKAVGLSVESVRLYLTAVAALLAAAAVSVAGLLGFVGLIVPHMARLLIGNDYRLLLPAAAVLGAAVVTLSDTAARVIVAPVELPVGIIMACLGAPFFLFLLRREL; this comes from the coding sequence GTGAAGTTGCGGGCCGTTACGGTGCTTTTCGTCTTTTCCTGTTTGGCGGCGTCAGGTTTGTTGCTGTCGGTTACACAGGGAGCGGCGAAGATTCCCGCCGATCAGATTTTTTGGTCACTGCTGCACCATACGAACGGCACGGTCGATCAGATTATTTGGAATATTCGCCTGCCCCGGGCCATTACGGGCGCGCTGGTCGGTGTCGATCTGGCTTTGTCCGGGGCCATTTTACAGGCAATCATGCGCAATCCGCTGGCCGATCCGCATCTTATCGGTGTTTCTTCCGGTGCCGGCGCCGCCGGTATTGTCATTATCATTCTATATCCCGCCATGACGGCCTTATTGACTCCCGTCGCTTTTTGCGGCGCCATGACGGCGGCGGTTGTCGTCTATATCCTTGCTTGGCGTCACGGCATACAGCCGCTGCGCATGATTCTGGCAGGCGTTGCCGTATCGGCACTTTTAGGCGCCGTCATTGCCGGTATCCTCATCTTTTTCAGCGACCGCGTTCACGGCGCTTTGGTCTGGATGGTCGGCGGATTGGCTGCCGTCGGTTGGAACGATGTCCTGATCGTCACACCGTACACGGCCGCCGGTCTGGTGCTGGCTCTCCTGGGCGCCCGTTGTCTGAATGTCTTGCAATTGGGAGATGATATGGCCAAGGCCGTCGGCCTTTCCGTCGAATCCGTGCGGCTGTATCTGACCGCCGTCGCCGCACTGCTGGCGGCAGCCGCCGTCAGTGTTGCCGGCCTTCTCGGCTTTGTCGGCCTTATTGTACCTCATATGGCCCGTCTCCTTATCGGCAATGACTATCGTCTGCTTTTGCCGGCGGCGGCCGTCTTGGGCGCTGCCGTCGTGACGCTCAGCGATACGGCGGCCCGCGTCATTGTCGCGCCCGTCGAACTGCCTGTCGGTATCATCATGGCTTGTCTGGGCGCACCGTTTTTTTTGTTTCTCCTGAGGCGTGAATTATGA
- a CDS encoding ABC transporter substrate-binding protein encodes MGHLKKILCISVCLTVLLFSAGCGQTGQSAEKGTGNAYAAITDDAGQTVVLQEKPQRVVVLSGSLLHFAAAVDGDVVGRVSLNSDDTLIPEKYKAAAEVGPVYQVSTEKTVALQPDLVIAVKGQHDKIAGVFKANGIPVLLLSTKSYDDVKRNMTCIARIYGKEKEGQEQLAAMAAKIDAICGKVDGHGKKAAILHATAKNVTLELPRTIAGSTAELLGFENIAAAAAQTTDGDRVPYSMETLVEADPDVIFITTMGKGNNVDARLQQYINDTDAWQSLSAVRKGRVYVLPENLFLINPGLDYPQALAFMAHAVWPEVVL; translated from the coding sequence ATGGGGCATTTAAAAAAAATCCTCTGTATTTCCGTCTGTCTGACCGTTCTTTTGTTTAGCGCCGGTTGCGGTCAGACGGGGCAATCGGCCGAAAAGGGGACCGGAAACGCGTACGCTGCAATTACCGATGATGCCGGACAGACCGTCGTGCTGCAGGAGAAACCGCAGCGTGTCGTCGTTCTGTCGGGATCGCTGCTCCATTTTGCGGCTGCCGTTGACGGCGACGTTGTCGGCAGGGTTTCTCTCAATTCCGATGATACGCTTATTCCAGAAAAGTATAAAGCGGCAGCCGAAGTCGGTCCCGTCTATCAGGTCAGCACGGAGAAGACGGTCGCTTTGCAGCCGGATCTGGTCATTGCCGTTAAAGGCCAACATGACAAGATTGCCGGGGTATTCAAAGCCAACGGTATTCCCGTATTGCTTTTATCGACAAAAAGCTATGATGACGTAAAGCGGAATATGACCTGTATTGCCCGCATTTACGGTAAGGAGAAGGAAGGACAGGAACAGTTGGCGGCTATGGCGGCGAAGATCGACGCTATCTGCGGCAAGGTGGACGGCCACGGCAAAAAGGCGGCTATTCTGCATGCGACGGCCAAAAATGTTACTCTTGAGTTGCCTCGTACGATAGCCGGCAGTACGGCCGAGTTGCTGGGATTCGAGAATATTGCCGCCGCAGCCGCGCAAACGACCGATGGAGACCGTGTTCCCTACAGCATGGAGACGTTGGTTGAAGCGGATCCGGATGTGATTTTTATCACGACGATGGGAAAAGGAAATAATGTGGACGCAAGGCTGCAGCAGTATATCAACGATACGGACGCCTGGCAGAGTCTTTCTGCCGTACGAAAGGGCCGCGTATATGTATTGCCGGAGAACCTCTTCCTCATTAATCCCGGCTTGGATTATCCGCAAGCCCTGGCTTTTATGGCTCATGCCGTCTGGCCTGAGGTGGTTCTGTGA
- a CDS encoding TonB-dependent receptor plug domain-containing protein, translating to MKVCTLVGTMLCCTFGISFCSVAADEGDDHIVHVSTAPVLVRAYGTGGSAYGGAKLPEAAKTVVTEKEFDANQYHTVADILEQVNGVTMNEMVPGTSGYIRLHGSDRVAVLVDGQNIGNAQGSPYGRGSVDLATLPGPDMIERIEVVKSGSLRYGSGAVGGTINIITKKGKKNRTTVDVNSGSWGMHHYGLVNEGSVGKTSWYLTGALDHRSYYRFPDAIGAGKGRGDYSSDSFTGRIDQQLGKGDSLTVTVLHKTYDGHAVSFFGNDTGFAVKEEKPLQRLMNDYSVTYRFHENSDTPGFIRYFNDYMKTFWSGSFHTRTQGVQAETAWMNEHHYVTAGLEWTEDAGTNENANYYDRKRTNRAVYLEDDMVFGKLSFTPGIRFDENSTFGFHQTPKASLQYRPNDNLNIYADWSRVYTAPRLNDLYYYLKTDKKTSLGNENLLPETGYVQTVGFDYAYDRKSLFRFSLFHSHLDNAIRWDRTDTFAMVRNLNEEDKRGLEITLQKKINEDWEYELGYSFIKTKIDNNDGKGMVIDPANSSPNGYHGSLSYHRDKWRAGVTLTAGSGRDDTYYAAGSYLRWDGHVSYEAGKNTTIYMNVHNIGNAGYDLYPHYPAAGRYWLAGVKYTF from the coding sequence TTGAAAGTCTGTACATTGGTTGGAACGATGCTTTGTTGTACCTTCGGCATTTCTTTTTGTTCCGTTGCTGCTGACGAAGGTGACGATCATATTGTACATGTGTCGACGGCGCCGGTTCTGGTCAGGGCTTACGGAACCGGCGGCAGCGCCTACGGCGGCGCGAAGCTGCCGGAGGCCGCCAAGACCGTTGTGACGGAAAAGGAATTTGACGCCAATCAGTATCATACCGTTGCCGACATTTTGGAACAGGTAAATGGCGTTACCATGAATGAAATGGTACCGGGAACGTCAGGGTACATCCGTCTTCATGGCAGCGACCGCGTCGCCGTTCTGGTCGACGGGCAGAATATCGGTAATGCCCAAGGATCGCCGTACGGACGCGGTTCGGTGGATCTGGCAACCTTGCCGGGACCGGACATGATCGAGCGGATCGAAGTGGTAAAAAGCGGTTCATTGCGGTATGGCAGCGGCGCTGTCGGCGGGACGATTAACATCATCACGAAGAAAGGGAAAAAGAACCGCACAACTGTCGACGTGAACAGCGGCTCCTGGGGCATGCACCATTACGGTCTCGTCAATGAAGGCAGCGTCGGCAAGACGAGCTGGTATCTGACCGGAGCGCTTGATCATCGCAGCTACTATCGTTTTCCCGATGCGATAGGGGCAGGCAAGGGGAGAGGCGATTATTCCAGCGATTCTTTTACAGGCCGTATCGATCAGCAGTTGGGAAAAGGCGATTCCCTGACTGTTACGGTTCTCCATAAGACGTATGACGGCCACGCTGTATCTTTTTTCGGTAATGATACCGGCTTTGCCGTTAAGGAAGAAAAACCGCTGCAACGGCTGATGAATGATTACAGTGTGACCTACCGTTTTCATGAAAACAGTGATACGCCGGGGTTTATACGCTATTTCAATGATTATATGAAAACCTTCTGGAGCGGTTCTTTCCATACGCGGACGCAGGGGGTGCAGGCAGAAACGGCCTGGATGAACGAGCATCATTATGTGACGGCAGGGTTGGAATGGACGGAAGACGCCGGAACGAATGAAAATGCCAATTATTATGATCGCAAGCGAACGAATCGGGCCGTTTATCTGGAAGACGACATGGTCTTCGGCAAGCTTTCCTTTACGCCGGGAATTCGTTTCGATGAAAACAGCACCTTCGGTTTCCACCAGACGCCTAAAGCTTCTCTCCAATACAGGCCGAACGATAATCTCAATATTTATGCTGACTGGAGCCGCGTTTATACGGCGCCCCGTCTAAATGACCTGTATTACTACTTGAAAACGGATAAAAAGACATCCCTTGGCAATGAAAACTTGTTGCCGGAAACAGGTTATGTGCAAACGGTCGGATTTGACTATGCCTATGATCGGAAATCACTCTTCCGTTTCAGCCTTTTTCACAGCCATTTGGATAATGCCATTCGTTGGGATCGTACGGATACGTTTGCCATGGTTCGAAATCTGAACGAAGAAGATAAACGGGGACTGGAAATTACCTTGCAAAAAAAGATCAACGAAGACTGGGAATATGAATTGGGTTATTCCTTTATCAAGACAAAGATTGATAATAACGACGGCAAGGGAATGGTTATCGATCCGGCCAACAGCAGTCCGAACGGCTATCACGGCAGTCTCTCCTATCATCGTGACAAATGGCGCGCCGGGGTGACGTTGACGGCGGGAAGCGGTCGAGACGATACGTACTATGCGGCAGGTTCTTATTTGCGGTGGGACGGCCATGTCAGTTATGAAGCTGGCAAGAATACGACCATTTATATGAATGTTCATAATATCGGCAATGCAGGGTATGATCTGTATCCGCATTATCCGGCGGCAGGGCGGTATTGGCTGGCAGGTGTAAAATATACGTTCTAG
- the yihA gene encoding ribosome biogenesis GTP-binding protein YihA/YsxC, with protein sequence MNDKLDLAIINPRYVVSAVRKEQYPVEQLPEIAFLGRSNVGKSSLINALCNQRGLAKVSGAPGKTRTVNFFSAVLRCKEGEESWRYPFYLVDLPGYGFARTSGSDRERWSRFIGEYIRESKKLKLLCLLVDLRHPGLQIDRDAYEWLHAGGVVLQIVGTKADKLNQSDRNKNLSALERLFPAAARPIAYSALKQQGRSTLLGRFLQYTAEDGVVDKE encoded by the coding sequence ATGAACGACAAACTTGATCTGGCGATCATCAATCCCCGGTATGTCGTTTCGGCAGTCCGCAAAGAGCAGTATCCCGTCGAGCAGTTGCCGGAAATCGCCTTTTTGGGCCGGTCCAATGTAGGCAAATCGAGTCTGATCAACGCTCTTTGTAATCAGCGCGGTCTGGCCAAAGTCAGCGGCGCTCCCGGCAAAACGCGGACCGTTAATTTTTTCAGTGCCGTCCTGCGCTGCAAAGAAGGCGAAGAATCATGGCGCTATCCTTTTTATCTCGTCGATTTGCCCGGCTACGGTTTTGCCAGGACAAGCGGTTCCGACAGGGAACGTTGGAGTCGGTTTATCGGCGAGTATATTCGGGAATCGAAAAAACTGAAGCTTCTCTGCCTGCTTGTCGACTTGCGCCATCCCGGTCTGCAGATTGACCGGGATGCCTATGAATGGTTGCATGCCGGCGGTGTTGTACTGCAGATCGTCGGGACGAAGGCGGATAAGCTGAATCAGTCGGACAGAAACAAAAACCTGTCGGCGCTGGAACGTCTTTTCCCGGCCGCCGCCAGACCGATCGCTTACTCGGCCTTGAAACAGCAGGGACGCAGTACGCTGTTGGGGCGGTTTTTGCAATACACGGCGGAAGACGGCGTCGTTGACAAAGAATAA
- the lon gene encoding endopeptidase La, protein MNGETVLALPLVSLRGLVVYPKLLSHVDIGRDKSLAAVEYAMEHDRLLLMAAQLDSETENPGYDDIYHVGTLVKIQQMLRLPGGMVRLLVEGISRVAINGFSEKKKYLEAAGEELEEYSTSSLEDEAMERIMMKRFGEWAENTKERDELAEKVRSIEAPGERADFIVSQLPVRLLIKQQILETVSLTERLRRTATILETEIDISELEGRLNAEVRGSMEKQQKEYYLREKIKVIHKELGDKVDKDTEAEELREKIRKMKLAKAVEEALLKEVDRLESMPPMMAESAIIKTYLDWALALPWKKETKDRLDLKEAQIVLDEDHYGLEEVKDRIIEYLAVKQLTKSLKGPILCFVGPPGTGKTSIAKSIARSMNRRYVRISLGGVRDEAEIRGHRRTYIGALPGRIINGMKQAGTKNPVFLLDEIDKMTSDLRGDPSAALLEVLDPEQNNTFSDHFIEIPFDLSKVFWITTANSLSTIPRPLLDRMEVIQFSSYTEDEKLQIAKRYLVPKQQKENGVTAAQAKFSDAVLQRLIRDYTRESGVRLLEKTIGSVCRKIGKSVLLDEEKKLTVTVRNLEKLLGPAKYTETKIGRRDEVGIVTGMAWTQVGGEILETEAVAIKGKGSLKLTGQLGDVMKESAAAGMTYIRRRAGELGLDEDFYANTDIHIHLPEGAIPKDGPSAGITMATAIASALTGKAVRHDLAMTGEITLRGTVLPVGGIKEKVIAAHRAGIKRILLPEENKRDMIHVPQSVKDDVDFVFVRHMDEVLHEALVRL, encoded by the coding sequence ATGAATGGAGAAACAGTACTAGCCTTGCCGTTGGTTTCTTTGCGCGGCCTGGTTGTTTATCCGAAACTCCTCAGTCATGTCGATATCGGCCGTGATAAATCATTGGCAGCCGTAGAGTATGCCATGGAGCATGACCGGCTTCTGTTGATGGCGGCCCAACTCGACAGTGAAACGGAAAATCCCGGTTATGATGATATTTATCACGTCGGCACATTAGTCAAAATACAGCAGATGCTGCGTCTTCCCGGCGGTATGGTACGCCTCCTGGTTGAGGGGATCAGTCGTGTGGCGATCAACGGTTTTTCCGAAAAGAAGAAATACCTGGAAGCTGCCGGTGAAGAATTGGAAGAATACAGTACGTCATCGTTGGAAGATGAAGCGATGGAACGCATTATGATGAAGCGTTTCGGAGAATGGGCTGAAAATACGAAGGAACGGGATGAGCTGGCGGAAAAAGTCAGATCTATCGAAGCGCCTGGAGAACGGGCCGATTTTATCGTATCGCAGCTGCCGGTACGGCTGCTCATCAAGCAGCAGATCTTGGAGACGGTTTCGCTTACGGAACGACTGCGCCGGACGGCGACGATTCTGGAAACGGAAATAGATATCTCCGAACTGGAAGGACGCCTTAACGCCGAAGTCAGAGGATCGATGGAAAAGCAGCAGAAGGAATACTATCTTCGTGAAAAGATCAAGGTCATTCATAAAGAATTGGGCGATAAAGTCGACAAGGATACGGAAGCTGAGGAATTGCGGGAAAAAATACGCAAAATGAAACTGGCGAAAGCCGTTGAAGAAGCGCTGCTGAAAGAAGTAGATCGGCTCGAATCAATGCCGCCCATGATGGCCGAGTCGGCGATTATCAAGACCTATCTCGATTGGGCGCTGGCGTTGCCGTGGAAGAAGGAGACGAAGGATCGTCTTGATCTGAAAGAAGCGCAGATCGTCTTGGACGAAGATCATTACGGGTTGGAAGAGGTTAAGGATCGCATTATCGAATACTTGGCCGTCAAACAACTGACAAAGAGCCTGAAAGGCCCCATTCTCTGTTTCGTCGGGCCGCCGGGGACGGGAAAAACCAGTATTGCCAAATCGATTGCCCGTTCCATGAATCGCCGGTATGTCCGGATTTCCCTTGGCGGCGTCCGTGACGAGGCTGAAATTCGCGGCCATCGCCGAACCTATATCGGCGCTTTGCCGGGACGGATCATTAACGGCATGAAGCAGGCGGGAACGAAGAATCCTGTCTTCCTTCTCGACGAAATCGACAAGATGACATCGGATCTGCGCGGCGATCCGTCAGCGGCTCTTTTGGAGGTTCTTGATCCGGAGCAGAACAATACTTTTAGCGATCATTTCATCGAAATTCCCTTTGATCTTTCCAAGGTTTTCTGGATCACGACGGCCAACAGTCTGTCGACGATTCCGCGTCCGTTGCTGGACCGCATGGAAGTTATCCAATTTTCCAGCTATACGGAGGATGAGAAATTGCAGATAGCCAAACGCTATCTGGTACCGAAGCAGCAAAAGGAGAACGGCGTTACCGCCGCTCAGGCGAAATTTTCCGATGCCGTTTTGCAGCGCCTTATTCGCGACTATACGCGGGAATCAGGTGTTCGTTTGCTGGAAAAGACGATAGGTTCCGTTTGTCGCAAAATAGGCAAATCGGTCTTGCTTGATGAAGAAAAGAAATTGACCGTTACCGTACGAAATCTGGAGAAATTGCTCGGCCCTGCCAAGTATACGGAAACGAAAATCGGCAGACGTGATGAAGTCGGCATCGTGACCGGTATGGCCTGGACGCAGGTAGGCGGTGAGATACTGGAAACGGAAGCCGTTGCAATCAAGGGGAAGGGGTCGTTGAAACTGACCGGTCAGCTCGGTGACGTCATGAAAGAATCGGCGGCGGCGGGCATGACGTATATTCGCCGTCGTGCCGGTGAACTCGGTTTGGATGAGGACTTTTACGCGAACACGGATATCCACATCCATCTGCCGGAAGGGGCGATTCCCAAGGACGGCCCTTCGGCGGGAATCACGATGGCGACGGCTATTGCGTCCGCGTTGACCGGAAAAGCGGTGCGCCATGATCTGGCGATGACCGGTGAGATTACGCTGCGCGGCACGGTGCTGCCTGTCGGCGGGATTAAGGAAAAGGTTATTGCCGCCCATCGGGCGGGGATTAAAAGGATCCTGCTGCCGGAAGAAAACAAGCGGGATATGATTCACGTGCCACAGTCCGTGAAAGATGACGTCGATTTCGTCTTTGTCCGGCACATGGATGAAGTTCTGCACGAAGCGTTGGTGCGATTATGA
- the clpX gene encoding ATP-dependent Clp protease ATP-binding subunit ClpX codes for MAKEKIDEPRCSFCGRPQSEVKRLIAGPGIYICDECIHVAQHILEEEEAEEQVEDFELKELPTPHEIKATLDDYVIGQEAAKKTLSVAVYNHYKRLQSNTVSDDDVELQKSNIVMVGPTGSGKTLLAQTLARLLDVPFAIADATSLTEAGYVGEDVENCLLKLIQAADFDIAKAERGIIYIDEIDKISRKSENPSITRDVSGEGVQQALLKILEGTVASVPPQGGRKHPNQEMIQIDTTNILFICGGAFAGIDKTILNRTSDKNLGFGADIHSKNDDSLEKVLQDIIPTDLQKFGLIPELVGRLPVLVTLEPLDEEAMVHILTEPKNALVKQYQKMLGMDDVQLTFTAEALQAIAKEALCRNTGARGLRSIIERVMLDVMYDAPSRKDVKECIVTKESVTEHKSPQLVLKDQ; via the coding sequence TTGGCAAAAGAGAAAATAGATGAACCGCGCTGCAGTTTCTGCGGTCGGCCTCAGAGCGAAGTCAAACGTTTGATAGCCGGCCCCGGAATTTATATTTGCGATGAGTGCATCCATGTCGCGCAGCATATTTTGGAAGAAGAAGAGGCCGAAGAACAGGTCGAAGATTTCGAACTGAAAGAACTGCCGACGCCGCATGAAATAAAAGCAACGCTCGATGACTACGTCATCGGGCAGGAAGCGGCGAAAAAGACGCTGTCCGTTGCCGTTTATAATCATTACAAACGGCTCCAAAGCAATACCGTTTCCGATGACGACGTGGAATTGCAAAAATCGAATATCGTTATGGTCGGTCCTACGGGAAGCGGCAAAACACTGCTGGCACAAACCTTGGCTAGGCTTTTGGATGTTCCTTTCGCCATTGCCGATGCGACGAGCCTGACGGAAGCCGGCTACGTCGGTGAAGATGTCGAAAACTGTCTGCTGAAGCTGATCCAAGCGGCGGACTTTGACATTGCCAAAGCGGAACGGGGAATCATTTACATCGACGAAATCGATAAAATTTCCCGTAAATCGGAAAATCCGTCAATTACACGCGACGTTTCCGGCGAAGGCGTGCAGCAGGCTTTGCTGAAAATTCTTGAAGGCACTGTTGCCAGCGTTCCGCCTCAAGGAGGACGGAAGCATCCGAACCAGGAAATGATTCAAATTGATACGACTAATATCCTCTTTATCTGCGGCGGCGCCTTTGCCGGCATCGACAAGACGATTTTAAACAGAACATCCGATAAAAATTTGGGGTTCGGCGCCGATATTCATTCCAAAAATGATGATTCACTGGAAAAGGTGCTGCAAGATATTATTCCTACGGATTTGCAGAAGTTTGGCCTGATTCCGGAGCTTGTCGGCCGTCTTCCGGTCCTGGTTACGCTGGAGCCTTTGGACGAAGAGGCCATGGTGCATATTCTGACGGAGCCGAAAAATGCATTGGTAAAACAATATCAGAAGATGCTCGGCATGGATGATGTACAGCTGACCTTTACGGCGGAGGCGTTACAGGCTATTGCCAAAGAGGCCTTATGTCGCAATACGGGTGCTCGGGGCCTGCGCTCCATTATTGAACGAGTCATGCTCGACGTTATGTATGATGCGCCTTCGCGCAAAGATGTCAAGGAATGTATCGTTACAAAAGAAAGCGTAACAGAACACAAAAGTCCTCAGCTCGTGTTGAAGGATCAATGA
- the clpP gene encoding ATP-dependent Clp endopeptidase proteolytic subunit ClpP, whose protein sequence is MKMQYVPIVVEQSSQGERSYDIYSRLLKDRIIFLGGPIGDTVANVVIAQLLFLEADNPDKDIHLYINSPGGVVTAGMAIYDTMQYIKPDVSTICVGSAASMASVLLTAGTKGKRFALPHSQIMIHQPLGGVQGQATEIEIHAREILRMRKELNGLLSHHTGQPLDVIEKDTERDNFMTSEDAKAYGLVDEILTRPREAETDD, encoded by the coding sequence ATGAAAATGCAGTACGTTCCCATTGTTGTCGAACAGTCGTCACAGGGCGAACGGAGTTATGATATTTACTCCCGCCTTTTGAAAGATCGCATTATCTTTCTCGGCGGTCCCATCGGCGATACGGTGGCCAATGTCGTTATTGCACAGCTTCTTTTCCTGGAAGCTGACAATCCCGATAAGGATATCCATTTATATATTAACAGCCCCGGCGGTGTCGTTACTGCCGGTATGGCTATTTATGATACGATGCAGTACATCAAGCCCGATGTGTCGACGATCTGCGTCGGGTCTGCCGCCAGCATGGCTTCTGTCCTGCTGACGGCGGGAACGAAGGGAAAGCGTTTTGCGCTGCCTCATTCGCAGATCATGATTCATCAGCCTTTGGGCGGTGTACAGGGACAGGCAACGGAAATTGAAATCCACGCGCGGGAAATTCTCCGCATGCGCAAGGAATTGAACGGACTCTTGTCGCATCACACGGGCCAGCCCCTAGACGTGATCGAAAAAGACACGGAACGGGATAACTTCATGACCAGTGAAGATGCGAAAGCCTACGGCTTAGTCGATGAAATTCTCACCCGTCCTCGTGAAGCTGAAACTGACGATTAA
- the tig gene encoding trigger factor — translation MNVTVNEVDQHVVTLHIEVPAADAAKGAKSACSNLANRVNIPGFRKGKAPRKVLENFLGKDAVKDEIFEVIASKAYSDALREKDLVPVTDPDIKVISDDSTKDVVFEATFTKKPAVELGEYKGLEAAKEPVVVSDEDVARELANLQKQHSKLVVAPEGTAIAKDDFAVIDFKGTVDGEAFEGGEGKAYPLQIGSNSFIPGFEEQLIGCKAGESKDVKVTFPDDYFEQDLAGKDAVFAVTIHDVKRSELPVINDEFAKEAGKFESVDQLKDDLRKRLERQLTFKNLEAFNSEVLKKAIDGATVEIPEAMIETKIDQMIEEFSLKLETQKMNLDDYLNYTKQDMEGLRNQYKDAAKDNVRMDLVLEAIAKKEKIEVNDMDLQAEIFTMAQNFGADPKEVYKIILKEKRVPMLVQSVGRKKAASFILSNAVDTNAPKEETEQSEDKPEA, via the coding sequence ATGAATGTAACTGTAAACGAAGTAGACCAGCACGTAGTGACCCTGCACATTGAAGTGCCGGCAGCAGATGCTGCCAAAGGCGCCAAATCGGCATGCAGCAATTTAGCCAATCGCGTCAATATTCCCGGCTTCCGTAAAGGTAAGGCGCCGCGCAAGGTCTTGGAAAACTTCCTCGGCAAAGATGCCGTGAAAGACGAAATTTTTGAAGTTATCGCGTCCAAAGCGTATAGTGATGCACTTCGTGAGAAGGACTTGGTTCCCGTAACCGATCCCGATATCAAGGTCATCAGCGATGACAGCACCAAAGATGTCGTCTTTGAAGCTACATTCACGAAGAAACCGGCAGTCGAATTAGGCGAATATAAAGGTCTTGAAGCGGCTAAAGAACCGGTTGTCGTATCTGATGAAGACGTTGCCAGAGAATTGGCCAATCTCCAGAAACAGCATTCCAAGCTCGTCGTGGCTCCGGAAGGGACGGCGATAGCGAAAGATGATTTCGCCGTTATCGACTTCAAGGGTACCGTTGACGGTGAAGCTTTTGAAGGCGGCGAAGGCAAGGCATATCCGCTTCAGATCGGTTCCAACAGCTTTATCCCCGGTTTTGAAGAGCAGCTTATCGGCTGCAAGGCGGGAGAAAGTAAAGACGTCAAGGTCACCTTCCCCGATGATTATTTTGAACAGGACCTCGCCGGTAAAGACGCTGTTTTTGCCGTGACGATCCACGACGTAAAACGGAGCGAACTCCCCGTTATTAACGATGAATTTGCGAAAGAAGCCGGTAAATTTGAATCTGTCGATCAACTGAAAGACGATCTGCGCAAACGCCTTGAACGGCAGTTGACGTTCAAAAATCTGGAAGCCTTCAATTCGGAAGTGCTGAAAAAGGCTATTGACGGCGCTACCGTTGAGATTCCGGAAGCTATGATCGAAACCAAGATCGATCAGATGATCGAAGAATTCTCCTTGAAATTGGAAACACAGAAGATGAATCTCGACGATTATCTCAACTATACAAAACAGGATATGGAAGGCCTGCGCAATCAGTATAAAGATGCTGCAAAAGACAATGTCAGGATGGATTTGGTATTGGAAGCAATTGCCAAGAAGGAAAAAATCGAAGTCAATGACATGGATCTGCAGGCTGAGATCTTCACGATGGCACAGAATTTCGGTGCCGATCCGAAGGAAGTTTACAAAATTATTTTAAAAGAAAAACGCGTTCCCATGCTCGTTCAGTCTGTCGGTCGCAAGAAGGCTGCCAGCTTCATTTTGAGCAATGCCGTCGATACGAATGCGCCGAAAGAAGAAACGGAACAGAGCGAAGATAAACCGGAAGCGTAA